From the Carassius carassius chromosome 45, fCarCar2.1, whole genome shotgun sequence genome, one window contains:
- the LOC132127494 gene encoding E3 ubiquitin-protein ligase TRIM47-like, whose amino-acid sequence MAEASIPVDQDEFMCPVCLDLLKDPVSVPCGHGYCKSCISGHWVQEDQKRVYSCPQCRQTFSPRSALSTNVLLAEMVKKLKKTRLQTADCSSGAGDVQCDVSTGKKLKAVKSCLVCVNSYCHNHLQQHESFFRSKKHKLTEATGRLQEMICTKHEEPLKLYCRTDQCCICYLCLMDEHKNHETVTTEAERTEKQVRAQSHYTSEYD is encoded by the coding sequence ATGGCAGAAGCAAGTATTCCAGTGGATCAGGATGAGTTCATGTGTCCGGTGTGTCTGGATCTGCTGAAGGATCCAGTGAGCGTTCCCTGTGGACACGGTTACTGTAAGAGCTGTATTTCAGGTCACTGGGTTCAGGAGGATCAGAAGAGAGTCTACAGCTgtcctcagtgcagacagaccttcagtccAAGATCTGCTTTATCTACCAATGTGCTGCTGGCTGAAATGGTGAAGAAACTGAAGAAGACCAGACTCCAAACCGCTGACTGTTCCTCTGGAGCTGGAGATGTGCAGTGTGACGTCAGTACTGGGAAGAAACTCAAAGCTGTCAAGTCCTGTCTGGTGTGTGTGAACTCTTACTGTCACAATCACCTCCAACAACATGAGAGCTTCTTCAGAAGCAAGAAACACAAACTGACCGAAGCCACTGGACGACTGCAGGAGATGATCTGCACTAAACATGAAGAACCGCTGAAGCTCTACTGCAGAACCGACCAGTGCTGCATTTGTTATCTGTGTTTGATGGATGAACACAAGAACCATGAAACTGTGACGACGGAAGCAGAGAGGACAGAGAAACAGGTACGAGCTCAATCACATTACACATCAGAATATGACTGA